In Malus sylvestris chromosome 16, drMalSylv7.2, whole genome shotgun sequence, the following are encoded in one genomic region:
- the LOC126607590 gene encoding probable histone chaperone ASF1A codes for MSAVNLTNVAVLDNPAAFLSPFQFEISYECLTPLKDDLEWKLTYVGSAEDETYDQMLESVLVGPVNVGNYRFVFQADPPDPSKIREEDIIGVTVLLLTCSYLGQEFVRVGYYVNNDYDDEQLREEPPSKVLVDRVQRNILADKPRVTKFPINFHPENNENAEQQTPHSPDHVTETRQLPYSPDRGTETKQPPPPPDHAAGTNIKGEEPPLSTVPSVCVQ; via the exons ATGAGCGCCGTTAACCTTACGAACGTCGCCGTTCTGGACAACCCGGCCGCTTTCCTCAGCCCTTTTCAGTTCGAAATATCGTACGAGTGCTTGACTCCCCTCAAAGACG ACTTGGAATGGAAGCTGACATACGTGGGATCTGCTGAAGATGAAACTTATGACCAAATGTTGGAGAGTGTGCTTGTTGGTCCTGTCAATGTTGGCAACTATCGTTTTGTATTTCAG GCTGACCCTCCAGATCCGTCAAAAATACGTGAGGAAGATATCATTGGTGTCACGGTGCTGCTACTGACATGTTCATATCTGGGGCAGGAGTTTGTTAGAGTGGGGTACTATGTGAACAATGATTATGATGATGAACAGCTGAGGGAGGAACCTCCctctaaggtgttggttgaTAGGGTTCAGAGAAACATTTTAGCTGACAAGCCGAGAGTCACAAAGTTCCCTATTAATTTTCATCCCGAGAACAATGAGAATGCGGAGCAACAAACCCCTCATTCTCCTGATCACGTAACTGAAACAAGGCAGCTCCCTTATTCTCCTGATCGTGGAACTGAAACAAAGCAGCCCCCTCCTCCACCTGATCATGCAGCTGGAACAAACATCAAGGGTGAAGAACCACCCCTCTCAACTGTACCATCTGTTTGTGTGCAGTAG
- the LOC126607582 gene encoding protein DETOXIFICATION 16-like encodes MAEVSSSVKTPLIPDHREFDGETIPSQRGIWRGGDVIEEAKLQLWLAGPLIAVSLLQYSLQVTSVMFVGHLGELALSSASMASSFASVTGFSVLLGMGSALETLCGQAYGAKQYHMLGVHMQRAMLTLLAVSIPLAVIWFYTSTILMALGQDHEISAEAGTFNRWMIPSLFAYSLLQCLNRFLQTQNNVFPMMIGSGVTALLHIVVCWALCFKFGLGNKGAALAICISNWVNVVLLACYVQFSSACKNTWTGFSEEALNDIVSFVKLAISSAIMICFEYWSFEMVVLLSGLLPNPKLETSVLSISLNTCWMVYMISVGLGSAISTRVSNELGAGRPQGAQLALRVMTAMALLEGAGIATATVLVRFVWGKLYSNENEVIVYVARMMPLLALSDFLDGFQCVLSGAARGCGWQNLCVVINLGAYYVVGIPAAVLFAFFLHIGGMGLWMGIICGLLVQVTALVAVNLCTDWHEEATKAANSVQSTVLAIDKAT; translated from the exons ATGGCAGAAGTGAGCTCGAGTGTTAAGACTCCTCTAATTCCAGATCATCGAGAATTTGATGGTGAAACAATACCATCTCAAAGAGGAATTTGGAGAGGTGGGGATgttattgaagaagcaaaattGCAGCTATGGCTGGCAGGGCCTCTGATTGCAGTGAGCTTGTTGCAGTACAGCTTACAAGTCACATCAGTCATGTTCGTTGGCCATCTTGGAGAGTTGGCACTCTCCAGTGCTTCCATGGCctcttcatttgcttctgtCACTGGTTTCAGTGTACTG TTGGGAATGGGAAGTGCATTAGAAACCCTATGTGGACAAGCCTACGGAGCCAAACAGTACCACATGCTTGGAGTCCACATGCAAAGAGCAATGCTTACACTATTAGCAGTAAGCATCCCCTTAGCAGTCATCTGGTTCTACACAAGCACCATTCTCATGGCTCTTGGCCAAGACCATGAAATATCCGCGGAGGCAGGAACCTTTAACCGCTGGATGATTCCGAGCCTGTTTGCCTATAGTCTCCTCCAATGCCTCAACAGATTTTTACAGACACAAAACAATGTGTTTCCAATGATGATCGGCTCTGGAGTCACAGCTCTTCTTCACATTGTGGTCTGTTGGGCACTTTGTTTTAAATTCGGACTGGGAAACAAAGGAGCGGCATTGGCAATTTGCATTTCGAATTGGGTTAATGTAGTGTTACTGGCATGTTACGTGCAGTTCTCGTCCGCCTGCAAGAACACTTGGACTGGATTTTCAGAAGAAGCCTTGAATGATATTGTCAGCTTTGTCAAACTTGCGATTTCATCAGCTATAATGATATG CTTCGAATATTGGTCTTTCGAAATGGTTGTTCTCTTGTCTGGTCTTCTCCCGAACCCAAAACTGGAAACATCCGTATTATCGATAAG CCTTAACACATGTTGGATGGTTTATATGATCTCGGTTGGTCTCGGCAGTGCTATAAG CACCAGAGTGTCGAATGAATTGGGAGCAGGACGGCCGCAAGGCGCACAATTAGCTCTACGGGTCATGACTGCAATGGCTTTGTTAGAGGGTGCTGGAATCGCAACAGCAACGGTTTTGGTACGCTTTGTTTGGGGAAAACTCTACAGCAATGAGAATGAAGTGATTGTATATGTTGCTAGAATGATGCCACTGCTTGCACTTTCCGACTTCTTGGATGGATTCCAATGTGTGCTTTCAG GGGCTGCCAGAGGGTGTGGATGGCAAAATCTTTGTGTAGTCATAAACCTTGGTGCTTACTATGTTGTCGGAATTCCTGCTGCTGTGCTTTTTGCTTTCTTCCTCCATATTGGAGGTATG GGGCTTTGGATGGGGATCATTTGTGGGCTTCTTGTTCAAGTCACAGCACTTGTTGCAGTAAATTTGTGCACTGATTGGCATGAAGAG GCAACGAAAGCTGCGAATAGTGTCCAAAGTACCGTCTTAGCCATTGACAAGGCAACATAG
- the LOC126607580 gene encoding protein DETOXIFICATION 12-like isoform X1 produces the protein MEESLLLPKRREEEQQQRRYGTTSILTWISFFEEVKRLGCIAGPMVAVILSQNLLQFISMMMVGHLGELALSSTAIAISLSNVTGLSVFLGMASALETLCGQAYGAEQYQKLGLQTYTAIFSLNLVCLPLSLIWIYMEKLLIFMGQDPVISREAGKFTIWLIPALFAYATLQPFIRYFQTQSLIIPMLISSCSTLLFHIPLCWLLVFKSGLNNLGGALAISISYWVNVILLALYMKFSAACSKTRAPISVEIFHGIGEFFRFAIPSAIMICLEWWSFELLILLSGLLPNPALETSVLSVCLQTISTLYGIPYGFGAAASTRVSNELGAGNPQGARIATFAAMFLAVTEASIITTTLFACRNVFGYTFSNEKEVIDYVTTMAPLVCLSVTLDSLQGVLSGIARGTGWQHIGAYINLGAFYLCGIPVAATLAFWVQLRGRGLWIGIQVGAFVQTMMLSLVTSCTNWEKQESMARERIFEGSPPQVNGLCDKAENNEF, from the exons ATGGAAGAGAGCTTGCTGTTACCAAAACGCCGAGAAGAAGAGCAGCAACAGAGAAGATATGGTACTACAAGTATTCTAACATGGATTTCTTTCTTCGAAGAAGTGAAGAGGTTGGGATGCATAGCGGGACCCATGGTTGCCGTGATTCTATCTCAGAACTTGTTGCAGTTCATATCGATGATGATGGTCGGCCACCTGGGCGAGCTCGCTCTCTCCAGCACCGCCATCGCCATCTCCCTCTCCAACGTCACCGGCTTGAGTGTTTTC TTGGGAATGGCTAGTGCATTGGAAACTCTGTGTGGTCAAGCATATGGAGCAGAACAATATCAGAAACTTGGACTTCAAACTTACACTGCTATATTTTCTCTCAACTTAGTCTGCCTTCCATTATCTTTGATATGGATTTATATGGAGAAATTACTGATTTTCATGGGTCAAGACCCTGTAATTTCTCGTGAAGCCGGCAAGTTCACAATCTGGCTTATTCCCGCGCTATTCGCTTATGCCACTCTTCAGCCGTTCATTAGATACTTTCAGACACAAAGTTTAATAATTCCTATGCTCATAAGCTCGTGTTCGACGCTTCTGTTCCATATTCCTCTCTGTTGGCTTCTAGTATTCAAGTCTGGACTGAACAACCTTGGAGGAGCATTAGCAATCAGTATTTCATATTGGGTGAATGTGATTCTACTTGCATTATACATGAAGTTTTCTGCTGCCTGTTCCAAAACCCGAGCTCCAATTTCTGTGGAGATCTTCCATGGAATCGGAGAGTTCTTTCGCTTTGCCATCCCTTCTGCAATAATGATATG CCTTGAGTGGTGGTCATTTGAGCTGCTTATCTTGCTGTCTGGACTTTTACCAAATCCGGCTCTTGAAACTTCAGTTCTGTCTGTATG TCTGCAGACGATTTCGACGCTCTATGGAATACCTTATGGGTTTGGTGCCGCAGCAAG TACTAGAGTTTCAAATGAACTAGGAGCTGGTAACCCACAAGGTGCTCGAATTGCTACTTTTGCTGCGATGTTTCTTGCAGTCACAGAGGCAAGTATAATAACCACGACCCTCTTTGCCTGCCGGAATGTATTTGGTTACACTTTTAGCAATGAGAAAGAAGTCATCGACTATGTCACAACCATGGCTCCTCTAGTTTGCTTGTCTGTTACCCTAGACAGTTTGCAAGGGGTCCTTTCAG GTATTGCTAGAGGAACTGGGTGGCAGCATATAGGGGCTTACATAAACCTCGGAGCGTTTTATCTTTGTGGGATTCCAGTTGCAGCCACATTGGCTTTCTGGGTACAGCTGAGAGGAAGGGGCCTTTGGATTGGAATACAAGTTGGTGCTTTTGTGCAAACCATGATGCTCTCCTTAGTAACAAGTTGTACAAATTGGGAAAAGCAG GAAAGTATGGCAAGGGAGAGGATATTTGAGGGAAGCCCCCCACAAGttaatggcttgtgtgacaaggCAGAGAATAACGAGTTTTGA
- the LOC126607577 gene encoding ATP synthase subunit beta, mitochondrial, with amino-acid sequence MASRRLLSSLARSSVRRAPSKSPISSPNPRVASPSPSSRSASPYGYLLNRVAQYATAAAAEPQTVSASPKSKDSGNGKITDEFTGKGSIGQVCQVIGAVVDVRFQEGLPPILTALEVLDNSIRLVLEVAQHLGENMVRTIAMDGTEGLVRGQRVLNTGSPITVPVGRATLGRIMNVIGEPIDHRGDISTDHYLPIHREAPAFVEQATEQQILVTGIKVVDLLAPYQRGGKIGLFGGAGVGKTVLIMELINNVAKAHGGFSVFAGVGERTREGNDLYREMIESGVIKLGEKQADSKCALVYGQMNEPPGARARVGLTGLTVAEHFRDAEGQDVLLFIDNIFRFTQANSEVSALLGRIPSAVGYQPTLATDLGGLQERITTTKKGSITSVQAIYVPADDLTDPAPATTFAHLDATTVLSRQISELGIYPAVDPLDSTSRMLSPHILGEEHYNTARGVQKVLQNYKNLQDIIAILGMDELSEDDKLTVARARKISRFLSQPFHVAEVFTGAPGKYVELKESITSFQSVLDGKYDDLPEQSFYMVGGIEEVIAKAEKISKESAA; translated from the exons ATGGCTTCGCGTAGGCTCTTATCCTCTCTTGCCCGGTCCTCCGTCCGCCGGGCGCCGTCCAAATCTCCGATCTCAAGCCCTAACCCCAGGGTCGCATCCCCATCGCCGTCTTCCCGATCCGCTTCCCCATACGGCTACCTCCTCAACCGCGTCGCTCAGTACGCGACCGCCGCTGCCGCCGAGCCCCAGACGGTTTCAGCCTCTCCGAAGAGCAAGGATTCCGGGAATGGAAAAATCACCGACGAGTTCACCGGGAAAGGCTCGATCGGGCAGGTGTGCCAGGTGATCGGAGCCGTCGTTGATGTGAGGTTCCAGGAGGGGCTTCCCCCGATCTTGACGGCGCTTGAGGTGCTGGACAACTCGATCCGCTTGGTGCTCGAGGTGGCTCAGCACTTGGGTGAGAACATGGTCAGGACCATTGCTATGGATGGGACTGAAGGGCTTGTGAGAGGACAGCGCGTGCTCAACACCGGTTCTCCGATCACT GTTCCTGTTGGAAGGGCTACCCTTGGCCGTATCATGAACGTCATTGGAGAGCCCATTGACCATAGAGGCGATATCA GCACCGATCACTATCTGCCCATTCACAGAGAAGCTCCTGCTTTCGTTGAGCAAGCAACCGAGCAGCAGATCCTTGTTACTGGAATTAAG GTTGTCGACCTTCTTGCTCCCTACCAAAGGGGAGGAAAGATCGGGTTGTTTGGTGGTGCTGGTGTGGGAAAAACTGTGCTTATTATGGAACTTATCAACAACGTTGCTAAGGCTCATG GTGGTTTCTCTGTGTTTGCTGGTGTCGGAGAACGTACTCGTGAGGGCAATGACTTGTACAGGGAAATGATTGAGAGTGGTGTCATTAAGCTAGGTGAAAAGCAG GCTGACAGCAAGTGTGCTCTTGTGTACGGTCAAATGAATGAGCCCCCTGGTGCTCGTGCTCGTGTTGGTTTGACTGGGCTCACTGTGGCTGAACACTTCCGTGATGCTGAAGGGCAAGATGTGCTTCTATTTATTGACAACATTTTCCGATTTACCCAA GCAAACTCAGAGGTGTCTGCTTTGCTTGGTCGTATCCCATCTGCTGTCGGGTACCAACCTACTTTAGCTACTGATCTTGGAGGTCTTCAGGAGCGTATCACAACTACCAAGAAGGGTTCCATCACTTCTGTCCAAGCTATCTATGTGCCTGCTGATGACTTGACAGATCCTGCTCCTGCCACTACCTTTGCTCACTTAGATGCCACAACTGTGCTTTCACGACAG ATCTCTGAGCTTGGTATCTATCCTGCTGTGGATCCTCTTGATTCCACATCTCGTATGCTCTCCCCTCATATTTTGGGTGAGGAGCACTACAACACTGCTCGTGGTGTCCAGAAGGTTCTTCAGAACTACAAGAATTTGCAAGATATTATTGCTATTTTGGGGATGGACGAGCTCAGTGAAGATGATAAGTTGACTGTAGCCCGTGCTCGTAAGATTTCACGGTTCTTGAGTCAGCCGTTCCACGTTGCAGAAGTTTTCACGGGTGCCCCTGGGAAGTACGTGGAGTTGAAAGAAAGCATTACCTCCTTCCAG AGTGTGTTGGACGGAAAGTACGATGACCTTCCAGAACAATCGTTCTACATGGTTGGAGGTATTGAGGAGGTCATTGCCAAGGCAGAGAAGATTTCCAAGGAGTCCGCTGCTTAA